A window from Argopecten irradians isolate NY chromosome 3, Ai_NY, whole genome shotgun sequence encodes these proteins:
- the LOC138319133 gene encoding uncharacterized protein — protein sequence MPRQRREDKVRFMRSQYYDGQLMTLPAKYKLSNIIDPASLPEPLPLNTARPRPDSDVYDFPSRYWPSPDTDLVSEDTSATELWEQCSRNVASTSSGRNGGRTDNRADNRTGNRRRENKSNSSTTRSYKGITQCIPITNSKIHEALVDIESLSRKEQDDRLLVMKTKFSHKDYAVIKQIVEDKRTEYIRAFRKSYIERGLGPLPRSDNSAYLARELKRRVACQESGLDWKKTKWPPLRRKHHMPARHAINVPRVQESDVL from the exons ATGCCAAGACAGCGAAGAGAGGACAAGGTGCGGTTCATGCGTTCACAGTACTATGACGGACAGTTGATGACCCTGCCGGCCAAATACAAACTATCTAACATCATAGACCCGGCTTCCTTACCCGAGCCACTCCCCTTAAACACAG CTCGACCCAGACCAGATTCGGACGTGTACGATTTCCCTAGCCGGTATTGGCCCTCCCCTGACACCGATCTCGTCTCCGAGGACACGTCGGCTACAGAG TTGTGGGAGCAATGTTCTAGGAATGTAGCATCCACAAGCAGTGGTCGGAATGgtggacggacggacaaccgaGCGGACAACAGGACGGGCAATCGCAGACGGGAGAATAAATCCAATAGCTCCACCACTAGGTCGTACAAGGGCATTACACAATG CATCCCTATCACCAACTCCAAGATACACGAAGCGTTGGTGGACATAGAGAGTCTCTCTCGGAAGGAACAAGATGACCGTCTGCTTGTCATGAAGACCAAATTCAGCCACAAGGACTACGCCGTCATAAAGCAGATAGTGGAGGATAAACGTACCGAATACATACGg GCGTTCCGTAAGTCGTATATAGAGCGCGGTCTTGGCCCACTTCCACGCAGCGACAACTCGGCCTATTTAGCACGGGAACTGAAGCGCCGTGTGGCTTGCCAGGAAAGCGGACTGGACTGGAAAAAGACAAAATGGCCACCTCTGCGTCGAAAGCACCACATGCCTGCTCGACATGCCATAAACGTACCACGTGTCCAAGAAAGtgatgttttatga